In Clostridium sporogenes, one genomic interval encodes:
- a CDS encoding HAD-IB family hydrolase: MNIAAFFDIDGTLYREGLITEVFKKLVKYEIIEPERWYNEVRPEYIKWDKRQGNYDNYLLKMADIYIEAIKGLHKSQIEFIAKKVVEQKGDRVYTFTRDSIKWHKQQGHKIITISGSPYELVREMASKHGFDDFRGAQYVLNKESIYTGDVIPMWDSDSKRKAINELVEKYDIDLKKSYAYGDTSGDFSMFKMVENPVCVNPTKELIQKVVEDKKVKEKTKIIVERKDMVYKLTPESINLW; this comes from the coding sequence ATGAACATTGCAGCATTTTTTGATATTGATGGAACTTTATACAGAGAAGGACTTATAACAGAGGTTTTTAAAAAATTAGTAAAATATGAGATTATAGAGCCAGAAAGATGGTATAACGAAGTAAGACCAGAATATATTAAATGGGATAAAAGACAGGGTAATTATGATAATTATCTTTTAAAAATGGCAGATATATATATAGAAGCTATTAAAGGATTGCATAAATCCCAAATAGAATTCATTGCAAAGAAAGTAGTAGAACAAAAGGGAGATAGAGTATATACCTTTACTAGAGATAGTATTAAATGGCATAAACAGCAAGGTCATAAAATAATAACCATATCAGGAAGCCCCTATGAACTAGTAAGAGAAATGGCATCTAAGCATGGATTTGATGATTTTAGAGGGGCTCAATATGTACTTAATAAAGAAAGTATTTATACAGGAGATGTTATTCCTATGTGGGATAGTGATAGTAAGAGAAAGGCTATAAATGAATTGGTAGAAAAATACGATATAGATTTGAAGAAAAGTTATGCTTATGGAGATACTTCTGGAGATTTTTCTATGTTTAAAATGGTAGAAAATCCTGTTTGTGTTAATCCTACAAAGGAATTAATTCAGAAGGTAGTAGAGGATAAAAAGGTAAAAGAAAAGACAAAAATAATAGTAGAAAGAAAAGATATGGTATATAAATTAACACCGGAATCTATTAACTTATGGTAA